In Candidatus Eremiobacteraceae bacterium, a single genomic region encodes these proteins:
- a CDS encoding S41 family peptidase: protein MPAYRRAIAVVLAIVAAAGLTLAYERAHLKRTNALDPRVLAFHVGDARGDFSVGGQLASADDRGKDLSILDISMEKVHEHFYKPIDDQGLLKGERTGLVKFLEQKHVNAVIALPTADNVLADDTAAANKMLTDAMDSYSSAASVDDMTFAAVSGMLDSLNDPYTVFLSPREIQSLNELIRGGDFGGIGIYIGKDPKTKDIEVLNPIEGTPASHAGLKPFDTIISVDGHLTKPMDLDSVMNLIRGKVGTAVKLLVARKGAPDKTYVVVREQIHVPSVSYRMIGKDVGYIQLYDFGDTSEQEVTAALNAVFKQGAKAIVFDLRNNGGGLLDAAVQVSSKFIADGPIVSTIDRAGQVETEDAYQDAVPPHPLVVLVNQYTASASEITAGAIQDARVGVLLGVRTYGKGVVQTIYDLPGSSAVKITTARYVTPNGRDINKRGIDPNITVPMDPKIVGLDSKDVQLKAALEYVHKQIALSAKNP, encoded by the coding sequence GTGCCTGCCTATCGCCGCGCCATCGCCGTCGTGCTGGCCATCGTGGCCGCCGCCGGCCTCACGCTTGCGTACGAGCGTGCCCACCTCAAGCGGACCAACGCGCTCGATCCGCGGGTCCTGGCGTTCCATGTCGGCGATGCTCGCGGCGATTTTTCGGTCGGGGGCCAGCTCGCAAGCGCGGATGACCGCGGCAAAGACCTGAGCATCCTCGATATCTCCATGGAGAAGGTCCACGAGCACTTCTACAAGCCGATCGACGATCAAGGGCTGCTCAAAGGCGAGCGCACCGGCCTTGTGAAGTTCCTCGAACAAAAACATGTCAACGCGGTGATCGCGCTGCCGACCGCCGACAACGTGCTCGCAGACGACACGGCGGCCGCCAACAAGATGCTCACCGATGCGATGGATTCGTATTCGAGCGCAGCCAGCGTGGATGACATGACGTTTGCGGCGGTTTCGGGCATGCTCGATTCGCTGAACGATCCGTACACCGTGTTCTTAAGCCCGCGCGAGATCCAAAGCTTGAACGAGCTGATCCGCGGCGGCGACTTCGGCGGTATCGGCATCTATATCGGCAAGGATCCCAAGACCAAGGACATCGAGGTCCTCAACCCGATCGAGGGCACGCCGGCATCGCACGCCGGGCTCAAACCGTTCGACACCATCATCAGCGTGGACGGCCACCTGACCAAGCCGATGGACCTTGATTCGGTGATGAACCTGATCCGCGGCAAGGTCGGTACCGCGGTGAAGCTGCTGGTCGCGCGCAAAGGCGCTCCCGACAAGACCTACGTCGTGGTGCGCGAGCAGATCCACGTGCCGTCGGTCTCGTACCGCATGATCGGCAAGGACGTCGGCTACATCCAGCTCTACGATTTCGGCGATACCTCGGAGCAAGAGGTCACGGCAGCGTTGAACGCCGTGTTCAAGCAAGGCGCCAAAGCCATCGTCTTCGACCTGCGCAACAACGGCGGCGGCTTGCTCGACGCAGCCGTCCAGGTCTCGTCTAAGTTCATCGCTGACGGCCCCATCGTCTCGACGATCGACCGCGCCGGCCAAGTGGAGACCGAAGACGCATACCAGGACGCGGTGCCCCCGCACCCGCTGGTCGTGCTCGTCAATCAGTACACCGCCAGCGCGTCGGAGATCACCGCCGGTGCGATCCAGGACGCCCGCGTCGGCGTGCTGCTCGGCGTGCGCACCTACGGCAAGGGCGTCGTGCAGACGATCTATGATCTGCCCGGTTCCAGCGCGGTCAAGATCACGACCGCGCGCTACGTCACGCCCAACGGCCGCGACATCAACAAGCGCGGCATCGACCCGAACATCACCGTGCCGATGGACCCGAAGATCGTCGGACTCGATTCCAAGGACGTGCAGCTCAAAGCCGCGCTCGAGTATGTGCACAAACAGATCGCTCTGAGCGCGAAGAATCCATAG
- a CDS encoding peptidoglycan DD-metalloendopeptidase family protein, with translation MRATLRAAAILIAIAGAGAAQSPAMARVAHPTPTPVPINLKIKQSQQKIEQTKQQLEQARGQLHQAHFKVQNISTQLHETNDAIFRVTGEIGDLSSAIDVTERRLAVRRMQLADIQASLKRHTDALDRRMVDIYEQGSTSYLDVLLDATSFEDFVERLDFLRFIVRSDTELIARVNTEQHRYQTIVADLESTQADLNAQRDDRERKRGQLSSLADRRRELLYAATLQQNVIQQHVQQLEDLTAAQEAELQQLIVERQREEAAAAARARLAAQQARRAAAIAAGQTPPNEPIGSGRFIWPAQGPVVSPFGMRWHPILGGYRMHTGIDIGAPYGAPIVASDDGVVLFVGWYGGYGNTVIIDHGGGLSTLYAHCSAILVSQGLYVARGQAIARVGATGYATGPHLHFEIRVNGVPVNPMTRL, from the coding sequence ATGCGCGCCACGCTGCGGGCGGCGGCGATTCTGATCGCGATTGCCGGCGCGGGCGCGGCGCAGTCGCCCGCGATGGCGCGAGTCGCGCATCCGACGCCGACACCCGTCCCGATCAATCTCAAGATCAAACAGAGCCAGCAGAAGATCGAGCAGACCAAGCAGCAGCTGGAACAGGCGCGCGGCCAGCTGCACCAAGCGCACTTCAAGGTGCAGAACATCTCCACCCAGCTGCACGAGACCAACGACGCGATCTTTCGCGTTACGGGCGAGATCGGCGATCTCTCGTCGGCGATCGACGTGACCGAGCGCCGCCTCGCGGTGCGCCGCATGCAGCTGGCCGACATCCAAGCCAGCCTCAAGCGTCACACGGACGCGCTCGACCGGCGCATGGTCGACATCTACGAACAGGGCTCGACCTCGTACCTTGACGTGCTGCTCGACGCCACCTCGTTCGAGGACTTCGTCGAGCGGCTCGACTTCTTGCGCTTCATCGTTCGTTCCGATACCGAGCTGATCGCGCGCGTCAACACGGAGCAGCATCGCTATCAGACGATCGTCGCCGATCTGGAAAGCACGCAAGCCGACTTGAATGCGCAGCGCGACGACCGCGAGCGCAAGCGCGGGCAGCTCTCAAGCTTGGCGGATCGCCGCCGCGAGCTGCTCTACGCCGCGACGCTCCAGCAAAACGTCATCCAACAGCACGTGCAACAGCTCGAAGATCTCACCGCGGCCCAAGAGGCCGAGCTTCAGCAGCTGATCGTCGAACGCCAGCGCGAAGAGGCGGCCGCTGCGGCGCGCGCGCGGCTCGCCGCGCAGCAGGCACGACGCGCGGCGGCTATCGCCGCCGGGCAAACGCCGCCGAACGAGCCGATCGGCTCAGGTCGATTCATCTGGCCGGCGCAAGGGCCGGTCGTCTCGCCGTTCGGCATGCGCTGGCACCCGATCTTGGGTGGTTACCGCATGCATACCGGCATCGACATCGGCGCCCCCTACGGCGCGCCGATCGTCGCGTCGGACGACGGCGTCGTGCTCTTCGTCGGTTGGTACGGCGGCTACGGCAATACCGTCATCATCGATCACGGCGGCGGCTTGTCGACGCTGTATGCGCACTGTTCGGCGATCCTGGTGTCGCAGGGGCTCTACGTCGCGCGCGGTCAAGCGATCGCGCGGGTCGGCGCCACCGGATACGCGACCGGTCCGCATCTGCACTTCGAGATCCGCGTCAACGGCGTGCCCGTCAATCCCATGACGCGCCTGTAG
- the ftsX gene encoding permease-like cell division protein FtsX — protein MDWGRTQFFWAEVAQNFTRNAAMTLTSIGTVAISVVVLGVFLFGRASFNLLMANVVNRVDVAVYLKDETSPAEIDTMMRQLRADPRVDNVRFVSKQEALETLRKRLAGQVNLGLINVNPLPNSFIVHTADPADAPAVATELQAKPTVAFVNYGSKVTERLLGLRRVLGLIGLGVIALLFVATALIIYNTIRLTVFARQREITIMQLVGATNWTIRWPFVFEGLLTGLAGGLLGLLVLWPAYQTLAPKLALDLPFLPLNLAAVPVGNLALELLLVGAFVGMLASWLSVSRYLRPA, from the coding sequence TTGGACTGGGGTAGGACGCAGTTCTTCTGGGCCGAGGTCGCCCAGAACTTCACCCGCAATGCGGCGATGACGCTCACCTCGATCGGCACGGTCGCGATATCGGTCGTGGTGCTCGGCGTGTTCCTGTTCGGGCGCGCGTCATTCAACCTCCTCATGGCCAATGTCGTCAACCGCGTCGACGTGGCCGTCTACCTCAAAGACGAGACGTCGCCCGCCGAGATCGACACCATGATGCGCCAGCTGCGCGCCGATCCGCGCGTCGACAACGTGCGCTTCGTCAGCAAGCAAGAGGCGCTCGAGACGCTGCGCAAGCGGCTGGCCGGCCAGGTCAACCTCGGGTTGATCAACGTCAATCCGCTGCCCAATTCGTTCATCGTGCACACCGCCGATCCGGCGGACGCGCCCGCGGTGGCGACGGAGCTGCAAGCCAAGCCGACCGTCGCGTTTGTCAATTACGGCAGCAAGGTGACCGAGCGGCTGCTGGGATTGCGCCGCGTGCTCGGTCTCATCGGCTTGGGTGTGATCGCGCTGCTGTTCGTCGCCACCGCGCTTATCATCTATAACACGATCCGGCTTACGGTCTTCGCGCGGCAGCGCGAGATCACGATCATGCAGCTCGTCGGCGCCACGAATTGGACGATCCGCTGGCCGTTCGTGTTCGAAGGCCTGCTTACCGGACTGGCCGGCGGGCTGCTCGGGCTGCTGGTGCTGTGGCCTGCATACCAGACCCTCGCCCCCAAGCTCGCGCTCGACTTGCCCTTCTTGCCCTTGAACCTCGCGGCCGTGCCGGTGGGGAATCTGGCGCTCGAACTGCTGCTCGTCGGCGCGTTCGTCGGCATGCTGGCCAGCTGGCTCTCGGTGAGCCGGTACCTGCGCCCGGCTTGA